One Setaria italica strain Yugu1 chromosome I, Setaria_italica_v2.0, whole genome shotgun sequence DNA window includes the following coding sequences:
- the LOC101780584 gene encoding SAP-like protein BP-73 → MSAAAPALLHHRGVSGRGTLPVHHGDCRVPPGACFMGTSPMLGPMRVSLVCSASPNNHRPRNSDISRQQKGGSSRGKGKPYQDKDDSESIDEFDSDIMFSKNGPPISLASNSRPQATSAPGEREKEIVELFKRVQAQLRARGKSREDKKPEPAKVQGERGSVDSLLKLLRKHSVDQRRKSSDDKEQNFDLTRRSSDSGNRQSSTIFGTKSDTQEEQKKPPSAPFKRPASNFRRRSPVPGVKFHPVTNADADRKSIASNVADAVQQSKTVLDERTATDEPDSVSPYEPDSVISSENISLDDFDAISDDESDTEDLNEEYPEPSLEIADVTDTDESHDNSAEESSDLSSLKVAELRELAKSRGIKGYSKMKKNELVEILSGMA, encoded by the coding sequence GGGTCTCAGGCAGAGGAACCTTACCTGTACATCATGGAGATTGCAGAGTTCCTCCAGGAGCTTGTTTCATGGGCACATCACCTATGTTGGGGCCAATGAGGGTGTCTTTGGTATGTAGTGCGAGCCCCAACAACCATAGGCCAAGGAATTCGGATATATCACGACAACAAAAAGGGGGGTCTTCCAGGGGGAAAGGTAAGCCATACCAGGATAAAGATGATTCTGAGAGCATTGATGAATTTGATAGTGATATCATGTTCTCCAAAAATGGACCGCCAatctctttggcaagcaatTCTCGTCCTCAAGCCACATCAGCTCCAGGGGAAAGAGAGAAGGAGATTGTGGAGCTCTTCAAAAGGGTTCAAGCACAACTACGCGCTAGGGGAAAAAGCAGAGAAGACAAGAAGCCTGAACCTGCAAAAGTGCAGGGTGAGAGGGGCAGCGTTGATTCCCTTCTTAAGTTGCTTAGGAAACACTCTGTGGACCAAAGAAGGAAGAGCAGTGACGACAAAGAACAGAATTTTGATCTGACTAGGAGAAGCAGTGATTCTGGAAATAGACAAAGCTCAACCATCTTTGGCACAAAAAGTGACACCCAGGAAGAGCAGAAGAAGCCTCCTTCAGCACCCTTCAAAAGGCCAGCTTCAAATTTCAGGCGAAGATCTCCTGTTCCTGGAGTTAAATTCCATCCTGTTACCAATGCAGATGCCGATCGCAAGTCTATCGCTAGTAATGTCGCTGATGCTGTACAACAATCTAAGACAGTTCTTGATGAGAGGACAGCTACAGATGAGCCTGACTCAGTTTCTCCGTATGAACCTGATTCTGTAATATCCTCAGAAAATATTTCTTTGGATGACTTTGATGCTATTTCAGATGATGAATCTGATACTGAGGACTTAAATGAGGAGTATCCCGAACCTTCTTTGGAAATTGCTGATGTTACAGATACTGATGAATCGCATGATAATAGTGCTGAGGAAAGTTCTGATCTAAGCTCTTTGAAGGTTGCAGAACTGAGGGAACTTGCAAAGTCGCGAGGAATCAAAGGCTACtcaaagatgaagaaaaatgaGCTGGTTGAAATCTTGAGCGGCATGGCCTGA